Proteins encoded in a region of the Campylobacter geochelonis genome:
- a CDS encoding pyrroline-5-carboxylate reductase: MKIYILGNGAMATAMALGLRDLYEVVVVGRDKEKLAKFAKFDIKTEVYGQIYDINDKNIILAFKPYALKTMSEKLSGRANNCISVLAMTKLDELNCIDAKNRICAIPNIAAEFKASITPYFTQDDDSVAKEVLDGFGKSVAVYSDDELKSAGVIAGCAPAYLAIVAEALANGGVKEGLKKEISLNLVSGVFASFSKLLEHSHPALLKERVCSPKGTTIEGVAVLEECGVRSAFIKALSASAKK; the protein is encoded by the coding sequence ATGAAAATTTATATCTTAGGAAATGGCGCGATGGCAACTGCTATGGCACTTGGACTGCGAGATTTATATGAAGTTGTAGTTGTAGGAAGAGATAAAGAGAAGTTAGCTAAGTTTGCTAAATTTGATATAAAAACTGAAGTTTATGGTCAAATTTATGATATAAATGATAAAAATATCATCTTAGCTTTTAAGCCGTACGCTCTTAAAACTATGAGCGAAAAGCTTAGCGGAAGGGCAAATAACTGCATAAGCGTTTTAGCGATGACAAAGCTAGATGAGTTAAACTGCATTGATGCTAAAAACAGAATTTGCGCTATACCAAACATAGCAGCCGAGTTTAAAGCTTCGATAACGCCGTATTTTACACAAGATGATGATAGCGTGGCTAAAGAGGTTTTAGATGGATTTGGAAAAAGTGTGGCTGTTTATAGCGATGATGAGCTAAAGAGCGCTGGAGTTATCGCAGGTTGCGCTCCTGCATATCTTGCAATCGTAGCCGAAGCGTTGGCAAATGGTGGAGTAAAAGAGGGGCTTAAAAAAGAGATTTCGCTAAATTTAGTTTCTGGAGTTTTTGCAAGTTTTTCAAAACTTTTAGAGCATTCTCATCCAGCTTTGCTTAAAGAAAGAGTATGTTCTCCAAAAGGCACAACTATCGAGGGTGTGGCGGTTTTGGAAGAGTGTGGGGTTAGAAGTGCATTTATAAAAGCGTTAAGCGCTAGTGCAAAAAAGTAA
- a CDS encoding type II secretion system protein, with protein sequence MKRGFSLIELIFAIVIIGISVAALPRIIQQTQQSNEFALKQELTLNAKTMMGSILKEPWDSAGLKQSCDADNIAKGLPACTDTQAKSYTGMNGFPIYAIAIPTIAGAATRNGVANYTGAANVPNSRRLGSAYVATNKNAFAAVSFGVNTRNDIDDYDGLDFNMTPVGLNSGDFLTDTRIEVAVDFVDDVLTQGNYANTQTVTINLPNAGAAGAVSNIKRIKVTATDKSTGLKVDLYAYSFNIGDYPTLFRRTW encoded by the coding sequence ATGAAACGAGGATTTTCGTTAATCGAGCTCATTTTTGCGATTGTTATTATAGGTATTTCAGTCGCTGCTTTACCACGAATCATTCAGCAAACACAGCAGTCAAATGAATTCGCGTTAAAACAAGAGCTTACTTTAAATGCCAAAACAATGATGGGTTCTATACTCAAAGAACCGTGGGATAGTGCAGGTCTTAAGCAAAGCTGCGATGCAGATAATATAGCAAAAGGACTTCCTGCTTGTACAGATACGCAAGCAAAAAGCTATACTGGAATGAATGGTTTTCCGATATATGCTATAGCTATTCCTACTATTGCAGGTGCTGCTACTAGAAATGGAGTGGCTAATTACACTGGCGCTGCCAATGTTCCAAATAGTAGAAGGTTAGGCAGTGCGTATGTAGCTACTAATAAAAATGCTTTTGCAGCTGTTAGTTTTGGAGTAAACACTAGAAATGATATAGATGACTATGATGGCTTAGATTTTAATATGACTCCAGTTGGTTTAAATAGTGGTGATTTTTTAACAGATACTCGGATAGAAGTAGCTGTTGATTTTGTTGATGATGTGTTAACTCAAGGAAATTATGCAAATACCCAGACGGTAACTATAAATTTACCAAATGCTGGTGCTGCTGGAGCTGTTTCAAACATTAAGCGTATAAAAGTAACAGCTACAGATAAAAGCACTGGACTTAAAGTAGATTTATATGCATATTCTTTTAACATTGGAGATTATCCTACCTTATTTAGAAGGACTTGGTAA
- a CDS encoding type II secretion system protein: MACLKKGFTLIELIMVIVILAILSTFSTDIYSNIYRNYIISKTVNSLETQTELALEQIAARLSDRVNSAIIGKKTRDSNDIVPIVDPNLGKYDILEWIGQSTESRNLTGDIPGWSGFISVNDSFDTRTLITPGSNLPAASTAITSIVGNANNLGVIFAGYDNSSAAGYGFNTTGGRNRVITVSLAGATAATPDVMTIVNPNPVEVIERYYLVHSAYALVPTNLTEYTVNGSNYRFFTLSLYYDYKTWNGQSYTDGKVQPIAENVTLFRFRGNNGSVELKLCMRDPHFSTDSNDFVVCKTKVVF; the protein is encoded by the coding sequence ATGGCTTGTTTAAAAAAAGGTTTTACTTTAATAGAATTAATAATGGTAATAGTTATTTTGGCTATATTATCTACTTTCTCAACCGATATATATAGTAATATATATAGAAATTACATAATATCCAAAACTGTAAATTCGCTAGAAACACAAACCGAGTTGGCTTTAGAACAGATTGCAGCTAGGTTAAGTGATAGAGTTAATAGTGCTATAATAGGTAAAAAAACCAGAGATAGTAATGATATAGTGCCTATCGTAGATCCTAATCTTGGTAAATATGATATTTTAGAATGGATAGGGCAAAGTACTGAGAGTAGAAATTTAACTGGAGATATTCCAGGATGGAGTGGTTTTATAAGTGTAAATGATAGTTTTGATACAAGAACTTTAATAACTCCTGGTAGCAACTTACCAGCAGCAAGCACTGCTATAACAAGCATAGTTGGAAATGCTAATAACTTGGGTGTCATCTTTGCAGGATATGATAATAGTAGTGCGGCAGGATATGGTTTTAATACTACTGGTGGAAGAAATAGAGTTATAACCGTATCTTTAGCTGGAGCTACAGCGGCGACACCAGATGTTATGACTATAGTAAATCCAAATCCTGTCGAGGTCATAGAAAGATATTATCTAGTTCACAGCGCTTATGCGCTAGTTCCAACAAACCTCACAGAGTATACTGTAAATGGCTCTAATTATAGATTTTTTACTTTAAGTTTATATTATGATTATAAAACGTGGAATGGACAAAGTTATACGGATGGTAAAGTTCAACCTATAGCTGAGAATGTTACACTTTTTAGATTTAGAGGAAACAATGGCAGTGTTGAGTTAAAACTTTGCATGAGAGATCCTCATTTTTCAACTGATAGCAATGACTTCGTAGTATGTAAAACAAAGGTGGTATTTTAA
- a CDS encoding type IV pilus modification PilV family protein gives MKRAFTLIMAMFFIVILATLGMLALSLSTQTAKQSTDIYLREQAELLARSATEFAVMAMQAHSYTPARSNGEHCLETVDITYPTADNPLFKGRVQIYYLNPLLGCRAARTIGDRNLTAATTTSITDNIAMLDVTIQSTEEAGSEPIRYFRRTIQRP, from the coding sequence ATGAAACGAGCATTTACTTTGATTATGGCTATGTTTTTTATAGTTATTTTAGCTACATTAGGTATGTTAGCACTTAGTTTGTCTACACAAACAGCAAAGCAATCAACCGATATATATCTAAGAGAACAAGCCGAGCTTTTAGCTAGAAGTGCTACTGAATTTGCTGTAATGGCTATGCAAGCACATAGTTACACTCCAGCTCGATCTAATGGAGAACACTGCCTCGAAACTGTAGATATAACTTATCCAACGGCTGATAATCCATTGTTTAAAGGTAGGGTTCAAATTTATTATCTAAATCCTCTTCTTGGTTGCAGAGCAGCTAGGACTATAGGTGACAGAAATTTAACAGCCGCTACTACTACTTCTATAACAGATAACATTGCTATGCTTGATGTAACTATTCAAAGCACAGAAGAAGCTGGAAGTGAGCCGATAAGGTATTTTAGAAGGACGATTCAAAGACCTTAG
- the hpf gene encoding ribosome hibernation-promoting factor, HPF/YfiA family: MNTSIVGKQFELTDSIKNYVEQAFENLEKYSLDIISGRCVISADEKQGKKGFVVDFSLNLAKKDTIVIRHKDKDLYAAIDAIVERASKVLRRHHDKLTTHKNKDDKKQNALDDILETNAPLIDGVDEIVPTELELYKPLEIDEAVRILKESKDQFLVFNDMEAKMRILYKRKDGKLGLF, from the coding sequence ATGAACACAAGTATAGTTGGAAAACAGTTTGAACTAACTGATTCTATAAAAAACTATGTTGAGCAGGCTTTTGAGAATTTAGAAAAATACAGCTTAGATATTATTTCTGGTCGTTGTGTGATTTCAGCTGATGAAAAACAGGGTAAAAAGGGCTTCGTGGTGGACTTTTCGCTAAATTTAGCTAAAAAAGATACTATCGTTATCAGACATAAAGACAAAGATCTTTACGCAGCTATCGATGCTATAGTAGAGCGAGCTTCAAAAGTATTGCGACGTCATCACGATAAGCTTACAACACATAAAAACAAAGATGATAAAAAACAAAATGCACTTGATGATATTTTAGAGACTAATGCTCCTCTTATCGATGGCGTAGATGAGATTGTGCCAACAGAGCTTGAACTATACAAACCGCTTGAGATAGATGAAGCGGTTAGAATACTTAAAGAGAGTAAAGATCAGTTCTTAGTCTTTAATGATATGGAAGCTAAGATGAGAATTCTCTATAAAAGAAAAGATGGAAAACTAGGACTATTTTAG
- the ruvX gene encoding Holliday junction resolvase RuvX produces MIVAIDIGLKRIGVAIGYENGVVMPQNAILRKNRNQAATAVDAVLSEFGANKLVVGVPLGGSSEGEMRRRVEHFVGLLEFGGEVCYIDESFSSVEAGEFGVANHKKKDGKLDSLAAMVILKRYLGVL; encoded by the coding sequence ATGATAGTGGCTATCGATATAGGACTTAAGCGCATAGGCGTTGCTATCGGTTATGAAAACGGCGTTGTAATGCCACAAAATGCAATCTTACGTAAAAATCGCAACCAAGCAGCGACTGCTGTGGACGCTGTTTTAAGCGAATTTGGCGCTAACAAGCTAGTTGTTGGCGTGCCACTTGGTGGAAGTAGCGAGGGCGAGATGAGACGACGCGTGGAGCATTTTGTAGGGCTTCTTGAGTTTGGTGGCGAAGTTTGCTATATAGATGAGAGCTTTTCTAGTGTTGAAGCTGGCGAGTTTGGCGTGGCAAATCACAAGAAAAAAGATGGCAAGCTTGATAGTTTGGCTGCTATGGTGATTTTAAAAAGATATCTTGGGGTTTTGTGA
- the dprA gene encoding DNA-processing protein DprA, which yields MNTIDDISFLTKLKKPPKKLYYKGNLELLNMPKVSIVGSRKMSVYTKNLVLSLSSALAKRGVCVVSGAAIGVDITAHNAAYPNTIAVFGNGLDIIYPASNAKIISQIYQNSLALSEYEPDTPAMGFRFLERNRIVVGLSQALVVAQADFRSGSLQSARLAREMGVPVYVLPQRINESMGTNELLGKNLANLIYDVDEFAKNFSQIDQASQINEDNEVVKFIKENDSFDEVYANFGDLIYEYELDGKVEILGTKVVIK from the coding sequence ATGAATACTATCGATGATATTTCGTTTTTAACCAAACTTAAAAAACCGCCTAAAAAGCTTTATTATAAAGGAAATTTAGAGCTTTTAAATATGCCAAAAGTTTCCATTGTCGGCTCAAGAAAGATGAGCGTGTATACTAAAAACTTAGTTTTATCACTCTCTAGCGCACTTGCAAAACGTGGAGTTTGTGTTGTAAGTGGGGCTGCTATTGGAGTTGATATCACAGCACACAACGCGGCGTATCCAAACACAATAGCCGTTTTTGGCAATGGACTTGATATCATATATCCAGCTTCAAATGCTAAAATAATTAGCCAAATTTATCAAAACTCACTAGCACTTAGCGAGTATGAGCCAGATACGCCAGCGATGGGCTTTAGGTTTTTAGAGCGAAACCGCATAGTCGTGGGGTTATCTCAAGCTTTAGTTGTAGCGCAAGCTGATTTTAGAAGCGGCTCGCTTCAAAGCGCAAGACTAGCACGCGAAATGGGCGTGCCGGTATATGTTTTGCCTCAACGCATAAATGAGAGCATGGGGACGAACGAGCTTTTGGGTAAAAATTTGGCAAATTTAATATACGATGTTGATGAATTTGCAAAGAATTTTAGCCAAATCGACCAAGCGAGCCAGATAAATGAAGATAATGAAGTGGTAAAATTTATCAAAGAAAATGATAGCTTTGATGAAGTTTATGCTAATTTTGGCGATTTAATTTACGAATATGAACTTGATGGTAAGGTAGAAATTCTAGGCACGAAGGTCGTGATAAAATGA
- a CDS encoding divergent polysaccharide deacetylase family protein has protein sequence MATKKSSRGRKKKRPNYLKFIIIALFCFGAGALTYATLDYFFIKDKVVVKSEIAHELQKKVEKKAVPKKDKSAEKKHDKSAEKTEENKPAMVVLSDENLTHALADLNLSFDEKKDVKTEEKSQETEVYKPSHNIIKQPSRFSKAKLAIIIDDMADKEHVDGLRSVGLKLTPSFFPPSKDFAHTPNLALKFEFYMVHLPLEAISHKDRLKTLSTKDNYETIEKAIKAVRHDFPRAKFINNHTGSKFTSNLASSKMLLQALKKYDFLFVDSKTIASTKMRTATQQEGFRYIYRDVFLDNKNDRNYIRKELKKAVEIAKKRGYAIAIGHPKKITFKTLKTSQDILSDVEVVYINEIYEYYR, from the coding sequence TTGGCTACTAAAAAGAGTTCAAGAGGGCGCAAAAAAAAGCGCCCCAACTATCTTAAATTTATCATCATCGCTTTATTTTGTTTTGGTGCAGGTGCGCTAACTTACGCTACGCTTGATTACTTTTTTATAAAAGATAAAGTTGTAGTAAAAAGTGAAATTGCGCACGAGCTACAAAAAAAAGTAGAGAAAAAAGCAGTACCCAAAAAAGATAAAAGCGCAGAAAAAAAACATGATAAAAGTGCAGAAAAAACTGAAGAAAACAAGCCTGCAATGGTGGTTTTATCAGATGAGAATTTAACACATGCTCTTGCGGATTTAAATCTAAGTTTTGATGAAAAAAAAGATGTAAAAACAGAAGAGAAATCTCAAGAAACCGAAGTGTATAAGCCTTCACACAATATCATAAAACAGCCATCTAGATTTTCTAAAGCAAAACTTGCCATTATCATAGATGATATGGCAGATAAAGAGCATGTAGATGGGCTAAGAAGCGTTGGACTAAAGCTCACGCCATCTTTTTTTCCACCTAGCAAGGACTTTGCGCACACTCCAAATTTAGCTTTGAAATTTGAGTTTTATATGGTGCATTTGCCGCTAGAAGCGATTTCGCATAAAGATCGCTTAAAAACACTAAGCACAAAAGATAACTATGAAACTATAGAAAAAGCCATCAAAGCCGTTCGCCACGACTTTCCAAGAGCTAAATTTATAAACAACCACACCGGAAGCAAATTTACTTCAAATCTAGCCTCATCAAAAATGCTTTTACAAGCGCTTAAAAAATATGACTTTTTATTTGTTGATTCAAAAACCATCGCCTCTACTAAAATGCGAACCGCAACCCAACAAGAGGGCTTTAGATATATCTACAGAGATGTTTTTTTAGACAACAAAAACGATAGAAACTATATAAGAAAAGAGCTTAAAAAAGCTGTTGAAATAGCCAAAAAAAGAGGCTATGCTATAGCCATCGGACACCCTAAAAAGATAACTTTTAAAACACTAAAAACAAGCCAAGACATACTTAGCGATGTTGAAGTTGTATATATAAATGAGATTTATGAATACTATCGATGA
- the ilvC gene encoding ketol-acid reductoisomerase has product MAITVYYDKDCDLSLIRSKKVAMIGFGSQGHAHAENLRDSGVEVVVGLKKGGRSWEKAEAKGFKVLSVGDAVKEADVVMILTPDELQSDIFEAEIKPNLKDGSAIAFGHGFNIHYGQIVPPKGIDCIMIAPKAPGHTVRNEFVKGGGIPDLIAVSQDASGQAKEIALSYASAIGGGRTGIIETTFKDETETDLFGEQAVLCGGLCALINAGFETLTEAGYEPEMAYFECLHEMKLIVDLIYQGGMADMRYSISNTAEFGDYVSGGRVVDCESKKAMKAILKEIQDGTFAKNFILERKAGYTKMNAERKLAEASLLNKTGEKLRGMMPWINDGKLVNKDKN; this is encoded by the coding sequence ATGGCTATAACTGTGTATTACGATAAAGACTGCGATTTAAGTCTAATCAGAAGTAAAAAAGTTGCGATGATTGGTTTTGGTTCACAAGGTCACGCTCACGCTGAAAACTTAAGAGATAGTGGCGTTGAAGTTGTTGTCGGTCTTAAAAAAGGCGGTAGAAGCTGGGAAAAAGCTGAAGCAAAAGGCTTTAAAGTACTAAGCGTTGGCGATGCTGTAAAAGAGGCTGATGTGGTTATGATATTAACTCCTGATGAGCTTCAAAGCGACATTTTTGAAGCTGAAATTAAACCAAATTTAAAAGATGGAAGCGCTATTGCTTTTGGTCATGGCTTTAACATCCACTACGGACAAATCGTGCCACCAAAGGGCATTGACTGCATTATGATAGCTCCAAAAGCTCCTGGTCATACAGTTAGAAATGAATTTGTAAAAGGTGGCGGAATTCCTGATTTAATCGCTGTTTCACAAGATGCAAGCGGTCAAGCAAAAGAGATAGCACTTAGCTATGCAAGCGCGATTGGTGGTGGTAGAACTGGTATAATCGAAACAACTTTTAAAGATGAAACTGAAACGGATCTTTTTGGCGAGCAAGCAGTTCTTTGTGGTGGACTATGCGCACTTATAAATGCAGGATTTGAAACGCTAACCGAAGCTGGTTATGAGCCTGAAATGGCATACTTTGAGTGTCTACACGAGATGAAACTAATCGTTGATTTAATCTATCAAGGCGGCATGGCTGATATGCGTTACTCTATCTCAAACACAGCTGAATTTGGCGACTATGTAAGTGGTGGAAGAGTCGTTGACTGCGAGTCTAAAAAAGCTATGAAGGCGATTTTAAAAGAGATTCAAGATGGAACTTTCGCTAAAAACTTCATCTTAGAAAGAAAAGCTGGATATACAAAGATGAATGCCGAGCGAAAACTAGCAGAAGCAAGCTTGTTAAACAAAACAGGCGAAAAACTTCGCGGTATGATGCCATGGATAAATGATGGCAAACTAGTAAATAAAGATAAAAACTAA
- a CDS encoding RNB domain-containing ribonuclease has protein sequence MKTFLENLLIGVDESSITQQEKEILRNMQMLNAVSKKKKLSFLNDGFVCGRLDISVNGTGYINAYDKRYKDDIIVENRDINSSKVGDIVLAKLTKGKKGRNKGKILLTLKPAFLTSVVYTKKFGKEILGVNVKSGLAYALKATQKSLKQMPLGTLLKINNQKDEIVEVLGNLDDVWVDEKISLAIYNKNSEFSDVCEKEAKSFGDSVDRSLYPNRIDLRELEFCTIDPVDAKDFDDAIYYDAKKCELYVAIADVSEYVNAYTAIDKEAKFRGFSIYFPHKAIPMLPRALSENICSLKPDVDRLAFVFKITIDKDFNATKEELFEAIIRSKKRFNYDEVDEILRTKSYADKKLLDMLLAVEELTLNLRKIRLKTGFDFRTKELRMSLDESGNLKSTRFEVSTPSHDLIEDCMLMANKAAAKRISKGIFRNHDAIDLKKVDFLLQDLLALGIDAKFDPDIAKMVEGIQKIADDMGMREEIDKLIIKAQKKAEYATLPKGHFGLGFGEYSHFTSPIRRYSDLILHRLLKANLADDKRLFNYLLLNIEETCVSLNELEREADKVAYDFMDRKFARWASERIGQKVQCYIDENSNITTAKLDDKIKGARIYIINYTADVLTRVLVEILEADIVSGKIIGRVVKKLNV, from the coding sequence TTGAAAACATTTTTAGAAAACCTCCTTATCGGGGTTGATGAAAGCTCTATAACTCAGCAAGAAAAAGAGATTTTAAGAAATATGCAGATGTTAAATGCTGTGTCTAAGAAAAAAAAACTATCTTTTTTAAATGATGGATTTGTCTGTGGACGGCTTGATATTAGCGTAAATGGCACGGGCTACATAAACGCATACGATAAAAGATATAAAGATGACATTATCGTAGAAAACAGAGATATAAACAGCTCAAAAGTTGGCGATATAGTCTTAGCAAAGCTAACTAAGGGCAAAAAAGGCAGAAACAAAGGTAAAATTTTGCTAACCTTAAAACCAGCTTTTCTAACAAGCGTTGTTTATACTAAAAAATTTGGTAAAGAAATTTTAGGCGTAAATGTCAAAAGTGGCTTAGCGTATGCTTTAAAAGCAACGCAAAAATCGCTTAAACAGATGCCTCTTGGCACTCTTTTAAAGATAAATAACCAAAAAGATGAGATAGTTGAAGTTTTAGGAAATTTAGATGATGTTTGGGTAGATGAGAAAATTTCTCTTGCGATTTATAACAAAAATAGCGAATTTAGCGATGTTTGCGAAAAAGAAGCAAAAAGCTTTGGAGATAGCGTTGATAGATCTTTATATCCAAATCGCATTGATTTAAGGGAGCTTGAGTTTTGCACTATTGATCCAGTTGATGCAAAAGACTTTGATGATGCGATTTATTATGACGCAAAAAAATGTGAGCTATATGTAGCAATCGCCGATGTTAGCGAGTATGTAAACGCCTACACAGCTATAGATAAAGAGGCTAAATTCAGAGGATTTTCGATATATTTTCCACACAAGGCGATTCCTATGCTTCCACGAGCCTTGAGTGAAAATATCTGCTCTCTTAAACCAGATGTTGATAGACTTGCATTTGTTTTTAAAATCACCATAGATAAGGACTTTAACGCTACAAAAGAAGAGCTTTTTGAAGCGATTATAAGATCTAAAAAACGCTTTAACTACGATGAAGTAGATGAAATTTTACGTACAAAAAGTTACGCTGATAAAAAGCTTTTAGATATGCTTTTAGCGGTTGAAGAGCTAACTTTAAATTTACGAAAAATCAGGTTAAAAACAGGCTTTGACTTTAGAACAAAAGAGCTTAGAATGAGTCTTGATGAGAGTGGAAATTTAAAAAGCACGAGATTTGAAGTCTCAACTCCATCGCATGATTTAATCGAAGATTGCATGCTTATGGCAAACAAAGCAGCAGCAAAACGTATAAGTAAGGGGATATTTAGAAATCACGATGCGATTGATTTAAAAAAGGTTGATTTCTTGCTTCAAGATCTGCTTGCACTTGGAATAGATGCTAAATTTGACCCAGATATCGCAAAAATGGTTGAAGGAATTCAAAAAATCGCCGATGATATGGGTATGCGCGAAGAGATAGATAAACTTATCATCAAAGCGCAAAAAAAAGCCGAGTATGCAACGCTACCAAAGGGGCATTTTGGGCTTGGATTTGGTGAGTATTCACACTTTACAAGTCCGATTAGAAGGTATTCGGACTTGATTTTGCATCGTCTTTTAAAAGCAAATTTAGCAGATGATAAAAGGCTTTTTAACTATCTGCTTTTAAACATAGAAGAGACTTGTGTTAGCTTAAATGAACTTGAAAGAGAAGCTGATAAAGTCGCATATGACTTTATGGATAGGAAATTTGCGCGTTGGGCGAGCGAGCGAATAGGGCAAAAAGTTCAGTGCTATATAGATGAAAACTCAAACATCACAACCGCAAAGCTTGATGATAAGATAAAAGGGGCTAGAATTTATATCATAAACTACACAGCAGATGTGCTAACAAGGGTGCTTGTTGAAATTTTAGAAGCTGATATAGTAAGTGGAAAAATCATAGGAAGAGTGGTGAAAAAACTAAATGTATAA